One Lutra lutra chromosome 7, mLutLut1.2, whole genome shotgun sequence DNA window includes the following coding sequences:
- the PPM1A gene encoding protein phosphatase 1A isoform X2, with protein MGAFLDKPKMEKHNAQGQGNGLRYGLSSMQGWRVEMEDAHTAVIGLPSGLETWSFFAVYDGHAGSQVAKYCCEHLLDHITNNQDFKGSAGAPSVENVKNGIRTGFLEIDEHMRVMSEKKHGADRSGSTAVGVLISPQHTYFINCGDSRGLLCRNRKVHFFTQDHKPSNPLEKERIQNAGGSVMIQRVNGSLAVSRALGDFDYKCVHGKGPTEQLVSPEPEVHDIERSEEDDQFIILACDGIWDVMGNEELCDFVRSRLEVTDDLEKVCNEVVDTCLYKGSRDNMSVILICFPNAPKVSPEAVKKEAELDKYLESRVEEIIKKQGEGVPDLVHVMRTLASENIPSLPPGGELASKRNVIEAVYNRLNPYKNDDTDSTSTDDMW; from the exons ATGGGAGCATTTTTAGACAAgccaaagatggaaaaacataaCGCCCAGGGGCAGGGTAATGGGTTGCGGTATGGGCTAAGCAGCATGCAAGGTTGGCGAGTTGAAATGGAGGATGCACATACGGCTGTGATCGGTTTGCCAAGTGGACTTGAAACATGGTCATTCTTTGCTGTGTATGATGGGCATGCTGGTTCTCAGGTTGCCAAATACTGCTGTGAGCATTTGTTAGATCACATCACCAATAACCAGGATTTTAAAGGGTCTGCAGGAGCACCTTCTGTGGAAAATGTAAAGAATGGAATCAGAACAGGTTTTCTGGAGATTGATGAACACATGAGAGTTATGTCAGAGAAGAAACATGGTGCAGATAGAAGTGGGTCAACAGCTGTGGGTGTCTTAATTTCTCCTCAACATACTTATTTCATTAACTGTGGAGACTCGAGAGGTTTACTTTGTAGAAACAGGAAAGTTCACTTCTTCACACAAGATCACAAACCAAGTAATCCGCTGGAAAAAGAACGAATTCAGAATGCAGGTGGTTCTGTCATGATTCAGCGTGTGAATGGCTCTCTGGCTGTATCGAGGGCCCTTGGGGACTTTGATTACAAATGTGTCCATGGAAAAGGTCCTACAGAGCAGCTTGTCTCACCAGAGCCTGAAGTCCATGATATTGAAAGATCTGAAGAAGATGATCAGTTCATTATCCTTgcatgtgatggtatttgggaTGTTATGGGAAATGAAGAGCTCTGTGATTTTGTAAGATCCAGACTTGAAGTCACtgatgaccttgagaaagtttGCAATGAAGTAGTCGACACCTGTTTGTATAAG GGAAGTCGAGACAACATGAGTGTGATATTGATCTGTTTTCCAAATGCACCCAAAGTATCACCAGAAGCAGTGAAGAAGGAGGCAGAATTGGACAAGTACCTGGAAAGCAGAGTAGAAG AAATCATAAAGAAGCAGGGGGAAGGCGTCCCTGACTTAGTCCATGTGATGCGCACATTAGCAAGTGAGAACATCCCCAGCCTCCCACCAGGGGGTGAATTGGCAAGCAA